One Cheilinus undulatus linkage group 22, ASM1832078v1, whole genome shotgun sequence DNA window includes the following coding sequences:
- the si:dkey-183c6.7 gene encoding urea transporter 2, with the protein MAAHGPDPAHQTKLPGPHRRRKVPAAAPVWMDTETVKASGARASLSLRLLNALLLCTGDMEHLEKYMEDKFIVLQLVVWCLRGVTRVILANNPLSGALILAALFWASPWQGLLGTLGVLASTLTAVITGQDRAEISGGLHGFNGMLVSLLMGLFSSAGEWYWWLLLPVCLGSATCVFLYSGFSTVLERWDLPVSVFPFNTIIVLYLLCTGPDNPYFPHHSTTSPGLQDPNGTRLVAVEVMLGIPLGVGQIFACAAVGPSLLILVAVLLYSPLLAFHALLGSAVGTLAGLSVAVHPDSLYSGLSGFNGALGCMVVGGLFFTFNWRTHLFAISSAFLSAYADIALSNLLGSVGLPACSWAATLTATLMLLLTGSLAAYRIPTSQVVAPEHSLCSRSQSEAVKGNEINDV; encoded by the exons ATGGCGGCCCATGGGCCAGATCCGGCCCACCAGACCAAGTTACCTGGCCCACACCGGAGGAGAAA AGTTCCAGCAGCTGCACCGGTGTGGATGGATACAGAGACTGTGAAAGCAAGCGGGGCTCGTGCCAGCCTTAGTCTGCGTTTGTTGAATGCTCTCTTGTTGTGCACTGGAGACATGGAGCACTTGGAAAAGTACATGGAGG ACAAGTTCATTGTGCTGCAGCTGGTAGTTTGGTGTCTGAGAGGGGTGACCAGGGTGATTCTAGCCAACAACCCACTGAGTGGGGCTCTCATCTTGGCTGCACTGTTCTGGGCCTCCCCCTGGCAGGGCCTGCTGGGAACTCTGGGTGTACTCGCCTCCACTCTAACAGCTGTCatcacaggacaggacag AGCTGAGATATCAGGAGGTCTCCATGGATTTAACGGTATGCTGGTGTCATTGCTGATGGGACTGTTTAGTTCTGCAGGAGAGTGGTACTGGTGGCTGCTACTGCCTGTCTGCTTGGGCTCAGCTACATG TGTCTTCTTGTACAGTGGTTTCTCCACAGTGTTGGAACGATGGGActtgcctgtttctgtgtttccctTCAATACCATCATTGTCCTTTACCTCCTTTGCACTGGCCCAGATAACCCCTATTTCCCACACCACTCCACTACTTCTCCAGGATTACAGGATCCTAATGGCACCAGACTTGTTGCTGTGGAG GTAATGCTTGGCATCCCTCTTGGTGTCGGTCAGATTTTTGCCTGTGCAGCTGTTGGTCCCTCCCTCCTTATCTTGGTTGCAGTCTTACTCTACTCCCCTCTCCTGGCCTTCCACGCCCTGCTGGGATCAGCAGTTGGAACGCTGGCTG GTTTATCTGTGGCCGTGCATCCTGATTCATTGTACTCGGGTCTGTCTGGGTTTAATGGTGCCCTGGGCTGCATGGTTGTTGGAGGACTCTTCTTCACCTTTAACTGGAGGACTCACCTCTTTGCCATCTCAAGCG CTTTCCTCTCTGCATATGCGGACATTGCTCTGAGTAATCTGCTGGGATCT GTTGGCCTCCCAGCATGCAGCTGGGCAGCTACTCTGACAGCAActctgatgctgctgctgacagGCAGTTTAGCAGCTTACCGAATTCCAACCAGCCAGGTCGTGGCACCTGAACACAGCTTGTGCTCCCGAAGTCAGTCGGAAGCTGTTAAGGGAAACGAAATCAATGATGTGTGA